A stretch of Cicer arietinum cultivar CDC Frontier isolate Library 1 chromosome 5, Cicar.CDCFrontier_v2.0, whole genome shotgun sequence DNA encodes these proteins:
- the LOC101499798 gene encoding peptide methionine sulfoxide reductase-like, translating into MATSEGGDEHKNPAFDPDLDTPENPDHEFGEFGAGCFWGVELAFQRVVGVVKTEVGYSQGHTPDPNYKLVCTGSTNHVEVVRVQFDPKICPYTNLLDLFWSRHDPTTLNRQREDVGAQYRSGVYYFNETQARLAQESKEAKQLEHKDKIVTEILPAKRFYRAEEYHQQYLEKGGGKGLNQSAEKGCTDPIRCYG; encoded by the exons ATGGCTACAAGTGAAGGAGGCGATGAACACAAAAACCCTGCTTTTGACCCGGATTTGGATACACCAGAAAACCCGGATCACGAGTTTGGTGAGTTCGGTGCGGGTTGTTTCTGGGGTGTGGAATTGGCCTTTCAACGAGTTGTGGGAGTGGTGAAAACAGAGGTTGGATATTCACAAGGTCACACACCAGATCCTAACTACAAACTGGTCTGCACCGGATCCACCAACCACGTGGAAGTGGTTCGGGTTCAATTTGACCCGAAAATTTGTCCATACACAAATCTCTTGGATCTCTTTTGGTCACGACATGACCCCACTACCCTCAATCGTCAG AGAGAAGATGTGGGTGCACAATATAGATCAGGAGTATACTACTTCAATGAAACCCAAGCTCGTTTAGCCCAAGAATCAAAAGAAGCTAAACAATTGGAACACAAGGACAAGATTGTAACAGAAATACTTCCAGCAAAGAGATTTTATAGAGCAGAGGAATATCATCAGCAATATTTGGAGAAGGGTGGAGGCAAAGGCCTTAATCAATCTGCTGAAAAGGGATGCACTGATCCCATAAGGTGCTACGGTTGA
- the LOC101500119 gene encoding vignain: protein METKKLLWLVLSTSLVLGISESFDFHDKDLSSDETLWDLYERWRSHHTISHSLNEKHKRFNVFKANVMHVHDTNKMDKPYKLKLNKFADMTNHEFRSTYAGSKVNHHRMFRGTPRGNGTFMYEKVNKVPSSVDWRKKGAVTDVKDQGRCGSCWAFSTVVAVEGINQIKTNKLVSLSEQELIDCDNQENQGCNGGLMENAFEFIKKTGGITTESNYPYTANDGSCDSLKENSPAVSIDGHETVPANDEDSLLKAVANQPVSVAIDAGGSDFQFYSEGVFSGDCGKELNHGVAVVGYGTTVDGTNYWIVRNSWGAEWGEQGYIRMKRNVSEKEGLCGIAMEASYPIKHSSINPTEPSSSIKDEL, encoded by the exons ATGGAAACTAAGAAACTCTTGTGGCTTGTTCTATCCACTTCTTTGGTTCTCGGAATATCCGAGAGCTTCGATTTCCACGACAAGGATTTGTCCTCGGACGAAACCTTGTGGGACTTATACGAAAGATGGAGGAGTCATCACACGATTTCTCATAGCCTCAATGAGAAACACAAGCGCTTTAACGTGTTCAAAGCAAATGTTATGCATGTCCACGACACTAACAAAATGGACAAGCCTTACAAATTGAAACTTAACAAGTTTGCTGATATGACCAATCATGAATTTAGAAGTACCTATGCTGGATCAAAGGTTAATCACCATAGAATGTTCCGAGGCACGCCACGTGGAAATGGAACATTCATGTATGAGAAGGTTAACAAAGTTCCTTCTTCTGTAGATTGGAGGAAGAAAGGTGCTGTCACTGATGTTAAAGATCAAGGTCGATGTG GTAGTTGCTGGGCATTTTCAACTGTTGTAGCTGTTGAAGGCATTAACCAAATCAAGACAAACAAGCTAGTATCTTTATCTGAACAAGAGCTGATAGATTGTGACAATCAAGAAAATCAAGGATGCAATGGTGGACTAATGGAAAATGCCTTTGAATTCATCAAGAAAACAGGTGGCATAACAACAGAAAGCAATTACCCTTACACAGCAAATGATGGATCATGTGATTCATTAAAG GAGAATTCCCCAGCTGTGTCAATTGATGGCCATGAGACTGTTCCGGCCAACGACGAAGATTCATTGCTTAAAGCAGTTGCCAACCAACCTGTATCCGTAGCCATTGATGCCGGAGGTTCCGATTTCCAATTCTACTCTGAG GGAGTATTTAGTGGTGATTGTGGTAAAGAGCTAAATCATGGTGTGGCAGTAGTGGGATATGGAACAACAGTGGATGGAACGAATTACTGGATTGTGAGAAACTCATGGGGGGCAGAATGGGGAGAACAAGGTTACATCAGAATGAAAAGGAACGTATCTGAAAAGGAAGGACTTTGTGGCATAGCTATGGAAGCTTCCTACCCAATTAAACACTCCTCCATAAATCCAACAGAACCATCATCATCTATTAAGGATGAACTTTGA
- the LOC101500450 gene encoding autophagy-related protein 16-like — protein MANSCKSKEEIANGAIKRALKALRKRHLNEEGAHAAALSRPIVSQDSEWKEKAESLELELQQCYKAQSRISEQLVVEIAESRTLKALVQEKETAITDLQKELTEVRDECLQLKKDLEDKIKALELVLSENTELKTQLEQMAIRAKNAETENKTLVDRMMLEKMKDAEQLNEANQLYDDMIKQLKASGLEKLARQHIDGIVRRSEEGTDVFLESNIPSTCKYRLQAHEGGCASILFQYNSNKLITGGQDRTVKVWDADSGSLISKLYGCLGSVLDLTITNDNRSVIAASSSNNLYAWDLNSGRVHHTLTGHTDKVCTVDVSKVSSRHVISAAYDRTIKVWDLHKGYCINTIIFHSNCNALCFSMDGQTIFSGHVDGNLRLWDIKTGKLLSEVAAHSLAVTSITLSRNGNVVLTSGRDNLHNLFDVRSLEVTATLKATGNRVASNWSRSCISPDDNNVAAGSSDGSLCVWSASKGDILGTLKEHTSSILSCAWSGLGRPLASADKNGVVCIWA, from the exons ATGGCGAATTCTTGCAAGTCAAAGGAAGAAATTGCAAACGGAGCTATCAAACGCGCTTTGAAGGCTCTGCGGAAGCGGCATTTGAACGAAGAAGGAGCTCATGCTGCTGCTCTTTCTAGACCTATTGTTTCTCAG GACTCTGAATGGAAGGAGAAAGCAGAGAGTCTGGAACTGGAACTTCAGCAATGCTACAAAGCTCAGTCCCGAATATCCGAGCAACTCGTTGTAGAAATAGCTGAATCCAGAACTTTGAAAGCTTTGGTTCAAGAGAAAGAAACTGCTATCACTGATTTGCAGAAGGAATTGACTGAAGTGAG AGATGAGTGCTTGCAATTGAAAAAGGACTTGGAAGACAAAATTAAGGCTCTTGAACTCGTTCTGAGTGAGAATACAGAACTTAAAACACAATTGGAGCAAATGGCTATAAGAGCCAAGAATGCTGAAACTGAAAATAAGACATTGGTCGATCGCATGATGTTAGAAAAAATGAAGGACGCTGAACAATTAAATGAG GCAAACCAACTGTATGATGACATGATCAAGCAGCTAAAGGCCAGTGGTTTAGAAAAACTTGCAAGGCAGCATATAGACGGTATTGTTCGCCGAAGTGAAGAAGGTACTGATGTCTTTTTAGAGTCAAATATCCCTTCCACATGCAAATACAGGCTCCAAGCACATGAGGGTGGTTGTGCTTCCATATTGTTCCAGTACAATTCTAATAAATTGATTACTGGGGGACAGGATCGAACAGTTAAAGTGTGGGATGCAGATTCAGGATCCTTAATTTCCAAACTTTATGGATGTCTTGGCTCTGTATTAGATCTCACAATAACCAACGACAATAGATCCGTTATTGCTGCTAGCAGCTCAAACAACTTGTATGCGTGGGATCTCAACTCGGGTCGAGTTCATCATACCCTTACCGGTCACACAGATAAAGTCTGCACTGTCGATGTGAGCAAAGTTTCCAGCCGCCACGTTATCAGTGCAGCTTACGATCGCACTATAAAAGTTTGGGACTTGCATAAAGGTTATTGCATTAACACAATAATTTTCCACAGTAACTGCAATGCTCTTTGCTTCAGCATGGATGGACAGACCATATTTTCTGGACATGTTGATGGAAATCTTCGATTATGGGATATTAAAACTGGAAAACTACTTAGCGAGGTTGCAGCACACTCACTTGCCGTCACATCAATAACTCTTTCTCGGAATGGAAATGTTGTATTAACCAGTGGAAGAGACAATTTGCACAATTTGTTCGATGTGCGATCTCTAGAAGTTACTGCCACACTAAAAGCCACCGGAAATAGAGTGGCCTCTAATTGGAGTCGCTCGTGTATTAGTCCGGATGATAATAATGTTGCTGCTGGATCATCTGATGGATCTTTGTGTGTTTGGTCAGCATCTAAAGGTGATATACTCGGCACTTTGAAGGAACATACTTCTTCTATTCTTTCTTGTGCATGGAGTGGGCTTGGAAGACCCTTAGCTTCAGCTGACAAGAATGGAGTTGTTTGTATATGGGCCTAA